A single Nicotiana tabacum cultivar K326 chromosome 5, ASM71507v2, whole genome shotgun sequence DNA region contains:
- the LOC107765463 gene encoding cytochrome P450 71D7-like codes for MEVSFFIIIFLFVLPLLIVLFIKIGQKRLPPGPWKLPLVGNLHQLAGSSLPHVALKELAEKHGPLMHLKLGERSTIVISSYKMLKEVIKTSDTTFAYRPEILVSKTITYNNRDMVFAPYGDYWRQMRKFWMLELLSPKRVHSTYPLMEEEISGLVRSIQVSAAGGTPINMNECLNSLTCAIICKASVGMVCNNSDSLIFAIKGIASLAGIFNILDLFPSLKFLEFIIGSKQKLVKLHQECDLLLEEIVREHEASIERNNGEPIDKEDLLHLLLRLKDKESHNFKIPITRDNIKAILLNMFAAGTVTSATALEWAMSEIIKNPSVMKKVQAEVREIFKGRKIVDQRDIQNLKYLKLVVKETLRLHPPGPLSLPRESIEQCELNGYIIPKKTIALVNMWAMGRDHQYWHDPEKFEPERFNNVIEVSIPFEFLGFGFGMRACPGMSFGTATLELTLARLLYHFDWKLPNGMNSEELDMTEKFGANVVKKNNLYLIASPYD; via the exons ATGGAAGTCTCTTTCTTCATTATCATCTTTCTCTTTGTCCTACCTTTACTGATTGTATTATTCATCAAAATAGGGCAAAAAAGATTGCCTCCAGGACCATGGAAACTCCCACTCGTTGGAAATTTACATCAGCTGGCTGGAAGCTCTCTGCCCCATGTTGCACTCAAGGAATTAGCTGAGAAACATGGACCTTTGATGCACCTAAAACTAGGCGAGCGTTCAACTATTGTCATATCATCTTATAAAATGCTGAAAGAAGTGATAAAAACAAGCGATACCACGTTTGCATATAGGCCGGAGATCCTTGTCTCGAAGACCATTACGTACAATAATAGAGACATGGTTTTTGCTCCATATGGTGATTACTGGAGGCAAATGCGCAAATTTTGGATGTTAGAGCTCCTAAGTCCGAAAAGGGTTCACTCGACTTATCCTCTAATGGAGGAAGAGATTTCGGGCTTAGTTAGATCTATACAGGTCTCAGCTGCTGGTGGTACGCCAATCAATATGAATGAATGTCTTAACTCGCTCACTTGTGCTATTATTTGCAAAGCTTCAGTTGGAATGGTCTGTAACAATTCGGACTCATTAATTTTTGCAATAAAAGGAATAGCAAGTCTCGCAGGAATTTTCAATATCTTAGATTTGTTCCCGTCCCTCAAGTTTCTTGAGTTCATCATAGGATCCAAGCAAAAGCTAGTTAAATTGCATCAAGAATGTGATCTCCTACTTGAAGAAATTGTTCGTGAACACGAAGCTAGCATAGAAAGAAATAACGGTGAGCCCATTGATAAAGAAGATCTTTTGCACCTTCTTTTAAGGCTTAAAGACAAGGAGAGCCACAATTTTAAAATCCCTATAACAAGAGATAACATCAAAGCTATACTCTTG AATATGTTCGCTGCCGGAACTGTGACATCAGCAACTGCATTGGAATGGGCCATGTCTGAAATAATAAAGAATCCGTCTGTCATGAAAAAAGTGCAAGCTGAAGTCAGAGAGATCTTCAAAGGAAGAAAAATAGTTGATCAACGTGATATTCAAAATCTGAAGTACCTGAAATTGGTAGTTAAGGAAACTCTAAGGCTTCATCCTCCTGGTCCATTGTCTTTACCTAGGGAATCAATAGAGCAGTGCGAGCTTAATGGGTATATCATACCTAAAAAAACTATAGCCCTTGTGAATATGTGGGCAATGGGAAGGGACCATCAATATTGGCATGATCCAGAAAAATTTGAGCCCGAGAGGTTCAATAATGTTATCGAAGTATCAATTCCTTTTGAGTtcttgggatttggattcgggatGAGAGCTTGTCCGGGAATGTCATTTGGTACAGCAACCCTTGAGCTTACTCTAGCTAGATTACTATACCATTTTGATTGGAAACTTCCAAATGGTATGAATTCAGAGGAATTAGATATGACTGAGAAATTTGGTGCTAATGTTGTAAAGAAAAACAACTTGTACTTAATTGCTTCACCATATGATTAA